The genomic region AATTACGCAATTTTGCTGTCCCATCCCTGAGCGCAGCATAGACTCGCCATCGCGATATCCCCAATATCTCTGTCGCCTCCATGTGTGTATGTTCGTCCAGAAGCACGCATTCGATTACTCTTCGTTCGATTTCCGACAGGCGCGACAATGCGCTGCTGGCGAGCACCCGAGCATCCGCAGAGGCCGCAAAATCATCATCCGATGCTGCGCCGATGTCTTCAGCTTCAATGAAGGCGCGTTGCGGTATTTGTGCGTGGACCTCTGGTTTATCGCGATCAGCCCAAAGTTTTTCAGGGATGCGTATTACGTCGTCTTGTCCACCACGTGCATAGTGGCTCA from Capsulimonas corticalis harbors:
- a CDS encoding sigma-70 family RNA polymerase sigma factor is translated as MILKTIIAIQGVIRFSMIGDSKQSVAQRAQRPVRGEEQLLKKYEHLAHAVVRKHRGNASYQDLVQIAKIGVLEAIRTHDGQVASLTTHAYNRAMFAVSHYARGGQDDVIRIPEKLWADRDKPEVHAQIPQRAFIEAEDIGAASDDDFAASADARVLASSALSRLSEIERRVIECVLLDEHTHMEATEILGISRWRVYAALRDGTAKLRNYLSAVKI